The genomic window ATGAAGGGCAGGACCTGATCGAGCATCTCCACCACCGTCACCTCTACCCCGAAGCTGTTGAAGATATAGGCGAACTCCATCCCCACCGCTCCGCCGCCCAGGATGATGATGCGCGGGGGCAGGTCCTTGAGCATGAGGGCACCCGTGGACGAGAGCACCACCTCCTCGTCGATCTCGAAGCCGGGGATGCTCCGGGGCGAGGAGCCCGTGGCCACGAGGATGTATTTTCCGGTGTAGCGGGCATCACCCACACGCACGGTGTGGGGATCCTCCAGCACCCCTTCCCCTGTGATCACATCCACCTTGTTCTTCTTGAGGAGGAATTGCACCCCCTTGCTGAGCCTGTCCGCCACCTGTCGCGAGTAGGAGAAGACCTTCTCGTAGTCGAACCCGGAGGTATCCACCTTCACCCCGGTGCGGGAGAGGGTCTCCTGCGCCTGGCGGTAGAGGGTGGCCATGTGGATGAGGGCCTTCGAGGGGATGCATCCTATGTTGAGGCAGACGCCGCCGAGCTTGTCCTTCTCCACCACCGCGGTCTTGAGGCCGAGCTGGGACGCCCGTATGGCAGCCACGTACCCCCCGGGACCGCTTCCCAGGACCACGAGATCATATTGATAGGACATAGAACCTCCTGTCTCGGTGTTTGTGTAAAGGTACTCCGTTACGTCCCAAGGGACAAGCAGTCGCCCCTCGCCTCCTTCTTCGACCAGGAAGAACTAGAGGTACGCCCCCAGGGCGAGGAGTCCGTGGAGGAGCGCGAGGAGGAGGGTGAGCTTCCCCATCCGCATGTGCCACGTGAGGGGGATCTTCCGTCTCCGCGCCGCATAGGCGAATCCCACGGTGATGATGAGGGAGAGGATACTCACCACGCCCAGCCAGAAGATGAGGGGTTTACCCAGAATGGGGTAGTAGGCGATCGAGAGGAACATCAGCGCGTCTCCTCTTCCTTGAGGTAGCCTACCAGGTAGGTCTCCAGGAGGGCCCGCGCCCTCTCGGAGTGGGGCGTGCCCGAGCCCATGGGTCTGGTCTCGAAGAGCTCGGTGGCATCCGTGCCGCAGCCTTCGAGTATGGCCTTGCCTCCCGGATGCCGGGCCACGAACTCGGTGAGGTCGTAGACCTTGCCGTGGATCACCATCCAGCACTCACCGGCCTCGGCGCGCCGGGCCACCTCCTCCATGGTGTAAAAGGGAAGGTCTGCCGGCGAGGGGGAGGCCGCCTCGGGCCGGGGGCTCGGCTCCGCACCCTCTCTTGCGCCGAGGGCCGTGAGTAGGGCCCCTCCGGAGAGGATGACAAGTCCAAAGAGGATGAGCACTATCGGTACCCGTCTCATGAACGCTCCTTCATACGAGGATTCACTAGTAAAATATATCCTTTCTGCAAAAAATATCCAGTATTTCAGTAAGATTTACGGACCATAGTTCCACGGCATCCGATCACGCGATCTCGTGAGGGGATTCACACGCTGGAAGAATTCCTCTACTGTGGAGCAGTCGGACACGCCATAGGAGGGGACCATGACCGGCAACGGGTACTTCGACGAAGTGGCCTCTCAGTGGGATGCCATGGAAGACGAAACCTGCTGCGCGGCCTGCGGGTGCGGGAGCGCCTCGGTGAGCATCTTCGCGGCCTACGGCGTGAAGTGAGGCCCTCGGTGCTCCCCGTGCCTCGGTTCCCCCTCTCAACGGGGGATGGAGGAGAGTACACCTGTGGGCGACCCTTGTCTGCCCCCAGGCCACTCCCGGCCGATCAACGCCTCACCCTGAGGAAGCTCGCATTGACGGCCACGATCACCGTACTCAGCGACATGAGGGCCGCCCCCACGGCAGGTGAGAGGAGGAGGCCGGTGAGAGGATACAGGACCCCTGCAGCAAGGGGAATCGCCACCACGTTGTAGCCTGTTGCCCAGAGGAGGTTCTGCACCATCTTCCGATAGGTGGCCCGTCCGAACTCTATGAGGGCCGCCACGTCCGCCGGGCTGTCGTGTACCAGGATGATATCGGCAGTCTCTGCAGCTATGTCCGTGCCGGAACCGATCGCGATCCCCACATCCGCTTGGGCGAGCGCCGGGGCGTCGTTGATCCCGTCTCCGGTCATGGCGACGAACTCGCCCTTGGCCTGGAGTTCCTTCACCTTCTCCTGCTTCTCATGGGGAAGGACCTCGGCGAACACCCCATCGAGACCCAGTTCCTTCGCCACCGCCTCCGCCACCTTTCTGTTGTCGCCGGTGAGCATCCAGCACCGTATCCCCTTCTTCTGGAGTGTGCGTACCGCCTCACGAGACTCCGGCCGTATCCTGTCGGCGAGCACAACGGCCCCTCGCACCTTCCCCTCCTCCACCACGTAGACCAGCGTGCCTATGTGGGAACCCTCGGTCTCGGGAACCGTGTACCCCCCCTCCTCGAGGGCGCGACGGCTGAGGAGGGCGATCCTCCTCCCGTTCACCACGCCCTCAACCCCCTCGCCCTTCCTCACGGAGAAGTCCTCCACAGGGAGAGGCGCAAGGCCCCTCTTCTCGGCCTCCTCCACTATCCCCCGCGCCACCGGGTGCTCGGAATTGCGCTCGAGCGAGGCCGCCAGGGTGAGCAGCTCCTCTTCGGATCCCACAAAGGCCGCCGCCCCTGCCACACCGAACCTCCCCTCGGTGAGGGTGCCGGTCTTGTCGAAGACCACGGTGGAGATCTTCCTCGCGTTCTCAAATGCCGTGCGGTTCCGTATGAGAAGCCCGTTGCGGGCCGAAAGTGAAGTAGAGACCGCCACCACCAGGGGTACGGCGAGCCCCAGGGCGTGGGGGCAGGTGATGACCATCACCGTGACCATCCGCTCGATGGCAGCAGCGAGATCCCCTGTGAAGACCATCCAGAGCACAAAGGTGAGGGATCCCGCCCCTATGGCGATGAAGGTGAGCCACTGCGCCGCCCTATCGGCGAGCCGCTGGGTCTTCGACTTGGTCCGCTGCGCCTCTTCGACGAGGTGGATCACCTTTTGGAGATAGGAGTCCTCGCCCGTACCGGTGATGCGCACCGTGAGCACGCCATCTCCGTTCACCGAACCACCTATCACCCCATCCCCAGGTCCCTTCTTCACCGGCACGGACTCCCCTGTGAGCATGGACTCGTTCACATAGCTGGTCCCCTTCACCACTTCACCATCCGCAGGGATCTTCTCCCCCGCCTTCACGAGTACCAGATCACCAGCGGCAAGCTCGGAGGTACGCACGTCCACCACCTCCTCCCCCTCCACCTTGTGGGCGGTGTCAGGCAGGAGTTGGGCGAGCTTCTCCAGCGCACGTGAGGCCCCGAGTACGGAGGCCATCTCGATCCAATGGCCCAGGAGCATCACGTCGATGAGGGTGGCGAGCTCCCAGAAAAAGAACTTTCCGGAAAGCCCAAAGACCACCGCGGTGCTGTACACATAGGCCACCGAGATGGCGAGGGCGATGAGGGTCATCATCCCGGGTTGTCTGCGCTGAATCTCGTCTCGTCCCCCTACAAGGAAGGGCCACCCGCCGTAGAAGAAGACAAGGCTCGAGAGGGCCCACAGGAGGTACTCCTGAACGGGAAGGTCGAAAGAGAAACCGAAGACCTCCTGAATGAGGGGCGAGAGGGCCAGTATGGGAAGGGTGAGGAGAAGCGAGACGAAGAACCTCCTCCTGAAGTCGCGGATCATGGCCTTGTGATGTTCCGCATGATCGTGCCCCCCGTGGTGCTCATGTCCATGGTGGGCGTGCCCGGCCTCTCCGGAGTGCCCTGTATGGTGCTCATGGTGTGCGTGCCCGGTCTCTCCGGTGACCCCCCCGTGGTGCTCATGGTCCTCGTGCCCCTCATGGTGGGGAGGGTGATTGCCATGGGGGGAGTGCGTCGGGGCCGATCCGTGATCGTGCCGATGGGACGCGGGAGCATCCTCGTGAAGGGAGCCCATTCCGCCCCTCGAATGGGGAGATTCCTCAGGAGCCGGTACGAGGGGCGTCCCGTCCATAGGACACACCCCTTCCTGCTCGAAGGTCATACCACAGGTAGGACATCGATAACGGGTCATACGTTCCTCCCTTCATGATAGATAGGCCTCCTTCAAGGGAGAGCGCACACAAAGCGTCTGAAGACATCAACAAGGCCGAGGATCTCGTCTCTCTCGAGCGCGAGTCCTGCCTTCAGGATGTTGCCCCTGGTATCCCTGTTCACGTTGAATCCAAAGAGGCTCCTCGTGAGAGGATTGTGGAGGTGCTCCCAGAATGCGATGAGGGGGTGTCTGCTGAGCACATGCTCGAGGAAGATGAGCCTCCCCCCTGGCTTGAGCACCCGGACAGCCTCTCTCAGGGCCCTCACCGGGTCCGGGATGGAACAGAGGACGAACGTCCCCACCACAAAATCGAAGGTAGCAGGGGGAAACGAGAGCTCCTGTGCGTCCATCTCGAGCAGGGTGACCTCACGGGACAGTTTTTCGGCACGGGCCTTTGCGCGTTCGAGCATCTTCGGGCTGAGATCGATCCCCACGAGCTCCACCCCCTCGGGATAGTAGGGGAGGTTCTTTCCCGTGCCCACCCCTATCTCCAGCACCTTCCCCGAGACCTGTGAGAGGGTCTCGCGCCGCCAGGGGGCGAAGAGCCGTTCCTCCACCCACGCCTCCACCCTGTCGTAGAACCGGGCGAACCTGTCGTACCTGCGTCGCGTACGCGCGGTAGCCCTATCCGACATGCTCGATCACCCGCGCGAGCTTCTCCTCCACCTGGGATGCCACCTCGAGGAGGCGTGGGTTCCCCACTACCTCCATGGCCCTGGTGGGCCGTATGGCCGCCACCACGGTGTGACCTTCCTTTCGATACACCACCACATTGCAGGGGAGCATGAGCCCGATGTCCTCTTCCAGCGAGAGGGCCTCGTGGGCGAGAGGCGGGTTGCACGCCCCGAGAATCACGTAGGGCTCCACCTCTTTTCCGAGCTTGGCCCTGAGCGTGGCCTGCACGTCGATCTCACAGAGGATGCCGAACCCTTCGCGGGAGAGGGCCTCCTTCACCGCCTCACAGGCCTCGTGGACCCCACTCGCAACCGTCTTCTTCATGGCATAGGGAGTATCCATGGAACAAGTATACTGCACGCAATGACGGCTGTCAAAATTACTGCTGGTCCCGAGGCGCTATCCTAAAGAAAATTTGTAACTTTCGCCTTCTTACATGTTTTTAGAAACAAAGTATTTTGATCATATTAGGAGGTTCCACATGGCCCCCCACACCCATTCCTCTCCTTCCCATCCACACCGTCATCCCTGGTGGATGATGGCGCTCTGTGTGCTTCCCATGGCGCTTCTGGGAGGGGTCTTTCTCCTCGCTCCCTCATCCCTCGATCGGGGATGGCTGCTCACGCTCTTCCTTCTCCTCTGTCCCCTCCTCCACCTCGGCATGATCCCCCTTATGGTGCGTCACAACGAGGAGGAAGGGGCCCGCACGGACACTCCTCAAAAAGAGGAGAAGCCCCTGCTCCTCGAATACCATGGAGGATCTCATGACGAGTAAGGGGAAGGGCCTGCTTCTCGGACTCCTCGGGACGTGGGGGCTCCTCGTCCTGTACGGCCTCACGCTGCTCCTGCTGGAGGGGCCCGAGGCCGCCCTCCAACTCTTCCTCGCCCGCTGGTGGTGGATACTCCTCATCTCCATCACCTTTGGGGTTCAGGTGGGCCTCATAGGATACATGCGCGCCTATGTGAGGAACACGAAAACCCCCTTCACCGGAGGAGTGGCAGCCTCGGGAACCATCTCCACAGGGAGCATGCTCGCCTGCTGTGCCCACCACCTCACGGATCTTCTCCCCTTTCTGGGCATCTCGGGGGTCTCCGTGTTTCTCACCCGCTACCAGGTGCCGCTCCTCCTCGTGGCCCTTATCGCCAATATCTTCGGAATCGTCCACATGTTGAGTGTCATCCAGCAGGCACGGCTCTACGATGAAGGCGGAGTGCTCCAGCGGATCTTCCGCTGGCGGATGAGGCCTCTTCGAAACGCGATCCTTGCGGTCTCCCTCATCCTTCTCCCGTTAGGATTTCTCTTCGGGGCGGAGGAGAGGCCGGATCTCCCCTTCACCGCTGAACGGAAGATCGTACTCGAACCACAGACAAAGGAGTTGAGCGGGGTCGCCATCACCGTGAAACCCCTCCCCTTCATCTGGGAGGATGACCTCTCATTCGAGGTCTCCTTCGACACCCACGTAGGTTCCCTCGACTTCGACCCCCGGGAGATCGCCGTGCTTCAGGATGAAGGCGGGAGAAGGTATCGCGCCCATACCTGGGAAGGGAGTCCTCCGGGAGGACACCATAGACGAGGGAGGCTCATCTTCCCACGACTGAGCACACCAAGCGCGCATCTGGAGCTCACCATCACCGATGTGTATGGAGATCCACTCCTCACGTTCCTGTGGGAGATAGAAGGAAGCCAGGAGACACCTTGAGTGATCATGCCTCCATTCCCACCCATCATTTCACCAAGGAGCACTCGATGACAACTGTGAAGAAGTCCATGGCACGTCTTTTCTCGATAAGCCTTACCGTCCTCATGACCGAAGTACTCTACACGCGTGTATTCTCCTTCTTCTTTGCCCCCAACTATGTCTACGTGATCGTGTCTCTCGCCATCTCAGGACTGGGTATCGGCGCCTATCTCTCCTTCAAGGCGCACGCGCTGGTGGAACACGTAAAGGCATGGACCAGTCTCGCATGGCCCCTTCTCCTGGGATTGTTCCTCCTCCTCTCCTATCTCTTCCAGTCGGCCCCTCTCCTCCTCGCAGTGGCTCTCCTCCAGTTCATCCTCTTAGGCTCGGCGTCCGCCAGGATCTATCGTCTCGCTCCCGGTCGCTACGGCCTCCTCTATGCAGCCGACCTGCTAGGTGCGGGGGTTGGGGCACTCGGAGCTACTGCCTCCATGGAAGCCCTGGGGATCATGACAAGTGTGGGACTCCTCCCCATCCTGGGGGCGATAGGCCTCCTCGAGACCCGGCGTCCACCCGTTCTCCTCGCAGGAGGGATCCTGGGTATCGGACTCCTCGCCCTGTCCACAGTACTCCCCCCACCCGGGCTCCACGACAGGGTAAAGTCTATGAGTGTCTTCCTCACGGAGCGCGGCTACCAGCTCGAGGCGACGAGGTGGAAGTCCTTCGGAAGGGTGGATGTCCTCAAGGCACCGGATGGGAGCAGGGCCATGTTCATAGACGGCAACTCGGGGACCCTCATGGTGAGGTATCCAGAACGTATGGGAGAGCACTCGGCCCTGGAGACCATGAGAAAGGTGAATCCCGGGGTGACGTGGCCCCTTTCCGTACTCCCAGATCTAGAGAAGGATCATGCCCTCGTGATAGGGAGCGGAGGGGGCGTGGATGTGACCTCACTTCTCTCCCTCGGATTCTCCCGCGTGACCGCGGTGGAGATGAATCCTCTCTTCATCGCATTCACAAAGGAGTACAGCGCGTTCAACGGGGCTCTCTACACCTCTCATCCCCAGGTGAGACTCGTTCAGGATGAGGCACGTCATTTTCTTCTCACGTCTGACGAGAAGTACGACGTGATCGTGATCTCCATGGCCCTCATCAATTCACTCAGGGGAATGCACACCATCGCGATGGCAGAAGACTATCTCTTCACAAAGGAGGCCTTCGACACCTACCTGCGGCGCCTGAAGCCGGGTGGGTTCCTCCTCATCGTGGGACACAACGCGGTAGAGCTCATGAGGATACTCGTCACCTCCCTTGAGTCCCTGAGACAACACGCGGGAAGCGTGGAAGCTGCGATGCAACAGGTAGCGGTGCTCTCCCTTGGTGGTCATCACCCTATCCTTCTCATCAGACAGGGAAGGCTCACCAGAGAAGAGACACTGAGCCTGGAGCGGCTCGTCCATGTATTCTCCCCCCAGGGGGCGCCTCCAGGATTGAGCTACCTGCCCGACCGCTCCATGACGCACCCCGTCGTCACCCCTGAGGGGAAGACGCTCCTCGTGCCCATGTACACCCCCGGGCTCCAGCACCTCGCTCACGGCCACGTAGCCCTGAGGCAGTTGGTGGAGGCCTCTCCCTCCAGGATCGATCCGGTCACCGACGACCGTCCCTTTCTCTACTATTTCGATCAAGGTGTTCGACCTGAAATGCTCATACCTCTTCTCCTGGGAGTGGCCCTCCTCGTCCGCTTCTCGTGGAGGCTCCCTGCGGGGCGCGGGACAGGTTTTGCGCCATTCCCCCTCATTGGCCTCTCCTTCCTCGTAGTGGAGATGTTCTTCATACAGCGCGTGGGATTCCTCTTCGGCCAGGGTTCCCTCGTCCTCTCGCTCATCCTCACAGGAATCCTCTTCTCCACCGGGTTGGGAAGCCTCCTCACAAGGACATGGAGATGCCGCACGCGGATCCTCACAGGCAGCCTGGGGACCCTCACAGGTCTTCTCGCCATCATCGTCCTCGACGATCTTCTCTTTGGAGCTGTCCGGGGCACACTCACCACCGTGCTGGTCTCCCTCCTCACCATAGCCCAGTTCGGCTTCATGGGGATGCTCTTCCCCGCCTTGCTCGACCGTGTAGGATCACGCCTCGCGCCTGAGGCCATCGCCCTCAACAGTGCGGGGAGCATGATCGCAGGGGGGGTAGGCCTCCTGTTCGCAGTACAGTGGGGATTCAGCTCCCTTCTCTTCCTCGCCGCCGGGGGATACCTGGGTGCAGCGCTTTTTGGGTTATCAAGTAAGGATTTGAGAAAAGATGCTTCATGAAATCTGACAATTTTTGTATGCAAGCGTGTAACATTTTATGGCTTTCCTTGTTTTCTATTGTAGATTTTAGTATCATATATCCATGGAGGACGTATGAAACGATGGCTTTTGATAGGGGTGGTGCTCTTCTCCCCCCTTCTGGGGATGGCGGCCGATGAGGAGGGGCACGAGGGCCTCAGTGTGGAGGCGGTGCTCCAGGAGATCATGGCCTCCCAGGGGGTAGAGCGGATTCAGGACGTGGATCCCGACAGGGTGGCGCCTGAGCTCCTCGAGGAGCTGGGCGATGCGGTGATGGAAGAGGCACACCCCGGCGAGGCGCACGAGATCATGGATGCCATGATGGGGGGCGAGGGTTCGGAGAGCCTCGCCGTCATCCACAGGGCCATGGGCTACCGCTACCTGGTGGCACTGGTGAACGGCAGGGAGGATGTCTGGGGCTGGGGCATGATGGGCCCTGGCATGATGGGGGCCGGTATGGGCCCCTGGATGATGTACGGATGGGCCGGGGGCCAGCCCGGCACCTTCTGGTACAGATACGGAGGTATCATCATGATGATCTTTGGATTTCTCATCCTTGCGGGCATTATCGCCGCACTCATCGTGCTCGTCCAGCAGAATCGGGGTATCTTCCGATCGCTGGGAGGGCAGGAGGATCCTCTCTCGGTGCTCAAGGCTCGTCTCGCGAGGGGCGAGATCACCGAGGAGGAGTACGAACGTCTGAAGAGCCGCATCCTCTCCTCCTAAAGACATCCTCTCCTCGCTAAAGAGAGGGGCGGCGCTCTCCGGAGGAGGCGCGTATGGCAGGACTTTTTTCGTCACTCAAAGAGGGCCTACGGCGCTGGATCGACTCCCTCGCGAGGGAGAATACCCGGACCTTCGGGACTGCCGGTACCCTGGACTGCTGCAACCTCCCCGGCAAGCAGCCGGGCTCCTCTTCTGCGGCAAAGAAGAGGAGGCTCCCTACGGAGGAGGCGGCAGTCCCTGCAGGTGAGTACGACGAGTACCTGCAGGCATACCAATCCATTACCACGGGAGGTTCCGGGATGGCGACGACCATACGCCTCATGATCGAAGGCATGACGTGTGACCACTGCGTCATGTCGGTGAAGAGTGCCCTCGTGAAGCAGGAGGGCGTGAAGGATGCGAAGGTAAGGATAGGAAGTGCAGAGGTGGAGGTAGAGGGGCAGGTGGATCCACAGGCCCTGGTGAAGGCGGTGGAAGAGGCGGGTTACACGGCGAAGATCGCCTCGTGAGTGAAGGGGCGCGCTCGCGCCCCTTTTTCGATGAGAGAGGCCCTCCCGGGTGACGGGAGGGAGTTGTCTGTGTATCTTTGTCTGTATCTTACTTGAATATCATGTGAAGGAGTGGTCATGGCCGAACGAACGAGAGAGATGAGAGGGGTGCGGCCCCTTGTGCTCGATATAGAGGGGATGAGTTGCACCTCGTGCGCCCAGCGGGTGAAGAAGGCGCTCTTCTCCCGCGAGGGCGTGCGGGAGGCCGAGGTGGACTTTCCGTCCCACAGGGCCAAGGTGGTGGTGGAAGGGGCGGTTGCCATGGAGGAGCTCCTCAAGGCGGTGGAGGAGGCAGGCTACCGCGCCCGGCTCGCAGAGGTGGGAGAGGTGGCGGTGAAGACCTACCGGGTGGAGGGGATGAGCTGCACCTCGTGCGCCCAGCGGGTGAAGCGGGCCCTCGAGAAGGTGGAGGGTGTGCAGGAGGCCGAGGTCTCCTTTGCCTCGGGCGAGGCGCGGGTGGTGCTGGAGGAGGAGGTACCGGACGAGGTGCTCGCCCACGCGGTGGAGGAGGCGGGCTACAGGCTCCTGTGGGAAGAGGAGGAGGATGCCGAGGAGCGGTACCTCAGGCAGGAACGGCGCAGGCTTCTCGCGGCATGGCTGCTCACCGGTCCTGTGGCCGTGCTCATGGTGATGAGGATGTTCTTTGGGCTCTCACTTCTGCCCGGGGAGCTCACCTCCTGGCTG from Spirochaeta thermophila DSM 6192 includes these protein-coding regions:
- a CDS encoding cytochrome b5 domain-containing protein, with protein sequence MRRVPIVLILFGLVILSGGALLTALGAREGAEPSPRPEAASPSPADLPFYTMEEVARRAEAGECWMVIHGKVYDLTEFVARHPGGKAILEGCGTDATELFETRPMGSGTPHSERARALLETYLVGYLKEEETR
- a CDS encoding copper-translocating P-type ATPase, with product MIRDFRRRFFVSLLLTLPILALSPLIQEVFGFSFDLPVQEYLLWALSSLVFFYGGWPFLVGGRDEIQRRQPGMMTLIALAISVAYVYSTAVVFGLSGKFFFWELATLIDVMLLGHWIEMASVLGASRALEKLAQLLPDTAHKVEGEEVVDVRTSELAAGDLVLVKAGEKIPADGEVVKGTSYVNESMLTGESVPVKKGPGDGVIGGSVNGDGVLTVRITGTGEDSYLQKVIHLVEEAQRTKSKTQRLADRAAQWLTFIAIGAGSLTFVLWMVFTGDLAAAIERMVTVMVITCPHALGLAVPLVVAVSTSLSARNGLLIRNRTAFENARKISTVVFDKTGTLTEGRFGVAGAAAFVGSEEELLTLAASLERNSEHPVARGIVEEAEKRGLAPLPVEDFSVRKGEGVEGVVNGRRIALLSRRALEEGGYTVPETEGSHIGTLVYVVEEGKVRGAVVLADRIRPESREAVRTLQKKGIRCWMLTGDNRKVAEAVAKELGLDGVFAEVLPHEKQEKVKELQAKGEFVAMTGDGINDAPALAQADVGIAIGSGTDIAAETADIILVHDSPADVAALIEFGRATYRKMVQNLLWATGYNVVAIPLAAGVLYPLTGLLLSPAVGAALMSLSTVIVAVNASFLRVRR
- a CDS encoding class I SAM-dependent methyltransferase, with the translated sequence MSDRATARTRRRYDRFARFYDRVEAWVEERLFAPWRRETLSQVSGKVLEIGVGTGKNLPYYPEGVELVGIDLSPKMLERAKARAEKLSREVTLLEMDAQELSFPPATFDFVVGTFVLCSIPDPVRALREAVRVLKPGGRLIFLEHVLSRHPLIAFWEHLHNPLTRSLFGFNVNRDTRGNILKAGLALERDEILGLVDVFRRFVCALP
- a CDS encoding DUF302 domain-containing protein: MDTPYAMKKTVASGVHEACEAVKEALSREGFGILCEIDVQATLRAKLGKEVEPYVILGACNPPLAHEALSLEEDIGLMLPCNVVVYRKEGHTVVAAIRPTRAMEVVGNPRLLEVASQVEEKLARVIEHVG
- a CDS encoding methyltransferase domain-containing protein, encoding MTTVKKSMARLFSISLTVLMTEVLYTRVFSFFFAPNYVYVIVSLAISGLGIGAYLSFKAHALVEHVKAWTSLAWPLLLGLFLLLSYLFQSAPLLLAVALLQFILLGSASARIYRLAPGRYGLLYAADLLGAGVGALGATASMEALGIMTSVGLLPILGAIGLLETRRPPVLLAGGILGIGLLALSTVLPPPGLHDRVKSMSVFLTERGYQLEATRWKSFGRVDVLKAPDGSRAMFIDGNSGTLMVRYPERMGEHSALETMRKVNPGVTWPLSVLPDLEKDHALVIGSGGGVDVTSLLSLGFSRVTAVEMNPLFIAFTKEYSAFNGALYTSHPQVRLVQDEARHFLLTSDEKYDVIVISMALINSLRGMHTIAMAEDYLFTKEAFDTYLRRLKPGGFLLIVGHNAVELMRILVTSLESLRQHAGSVEAAMQQVAVLSLGGHHPILLIRQGRLTREETLSLERLVHVFSPQGAPPGLSYLPDRSMTHPVVTPEGKTLLVPMYTPGLQHLAHGHVALRQLVEASPSRIDPVTDDRPFLYYFDQGVRPEMLIPLLLGVALLVRFSWRLPAGRGTGFAPFPLIGLSFLVVEMFFIQRVGFLFGQGSLVLSLILTGILFSTGLGSLLTRTWRCRTRILTGSLGTLTGLLAIIVLDDLLFGAVRGTLTTVLVSLLTIAQFGFMGMLFPALLDRVGSRLAPEAIALNSAGSMIAGGVGLLFAVQWGFSSLLFLAAGGYLGAALFGLSSKDLRKDAS
- a CDS encoding SHOCT domain-containing protein; translation: MKRWLLIGVVLFSPLLGMAADEEGHEGLSVEAVLQEIMASQGVERIQDVDPDRVAPELLEELGDAVMEEAHPGEAHEIMDAMMGGEGSESLAVIHRAMGYRYLVALVNGREDVWGWGMMGPGMMGAGMGPWMMYGWAGGQPGTFWYRYGGIIMMIFGFLILAGIIAALIVLVQQNRGIFRSLGGQEDPLSVLKARLARGEITEEEYERLKSRILSS
- a CDS encoding cation transporter is translated as MAGLFSSLKEGLRRWIDSLARENTRTFGTAGTLDCCNLPGKQPGSSSAAKKRRLPTEEAAVPAGEYDEYLQAYQSITTGGSGMATTIRLMIEGMTCDHCVMSVKSALVKQEGVKDAKVRIGSAEVEVEGQVDPQALVKAVEEAGYTAKIAS